A stretch of Anolis sagrei isolate rAnoSag1 chromosome X, rAnoSag1.mat, whole genome shotgun sequence DNA encodes these proteins:
- the LOC132781835 gene encoding calmodulin-1, whose amino-acid sequence MADQLTEEQIAEFKEAFSLFDKDGDGTITTKELGTVMRSLGQNPTEAELQDMINEVDADGNGTIDFPEFLTMMARKMKDTDSEEEIREAFRVFDKDGNGYISAAELRHVMTNLGEKLTDEEVDEMIREADIDGDGQVNYEEFVQMMTAK is encoded by the exons AATTCAAGGAGGCCTTCTCCCTCTTTGACAAGGACGGGGATGGCACCATCACCACCAAGGAACTTGGCACCGTGATGCGGTCCTTGGGGCAGAACCCCACGGAGGCCGAGCTTCAGGATATGATCAACGAGGTGGATGCTGACG GGAATGGCACCATTGACTTCCCAGAGTTCTTGACCATGATGGCCAGGAAAATGAAGGACACGGACAGCGAGGAGGAGATCCGAGAGGCGTTCCGAGTGTTTGACAAG GATGGGAACGGCTACATCAGTGCGGCTGAGCTACGCCACGTGATGACAAACTTAGGGGAGAAACTCACCGACGAGGAGGTGGACGAAATGATACGGGAGGCAGATATCGACGGGGACGGGCAGGTCAACTATGAAG AGTTTGTGCAGATGATGACTGCAAAGTGA